Proteins from one Meriones unguiculatus strain TT.TT164.6M chromosome 10, Bangor_MerUng_6.1, whole genome shotgun sequence genomic window:
- the Fhod1 gene encoding FH1/FH2 domain-containing protein 1 translates to MAGEEERGDGDPVSVVTVRVQYLEDTDPFACANFPEPRRAPTCSLDGALPLSAQIPALHRLLGAPLKLEDCALQASASGYYLDPELSLEEQREMLEGFYEEISKGRKPTLILRTQLSVRVGAILEKLYGSSGPELRRSLFSLKQIFQEDKDLVPEFVHSEGLSCLIRVGAAADHNYQSYILRALGQLMLFVDGMLGVVAHSETVQWLYTLCASLSRLVVKTALKLLLVFVEYSENNAPLFIQAVNSVASTTGTLPWANLVSILEEKNGADPELLVYTVTLINKTLAALPDQDSFYDVTDALEQQGMEALVQRLLGTAGTDVDLRTQLMLYESALRLEDGDMEEAAAAAAAGGRRERRKPSSEEGKRSRRSLEGGGCPVRAPEPGSTGPASPVASTSFTGPTLLTSPALSPTGPAPGFRTSVNLFPTISVGPSVDSSSERSIYKARFLENVAAAETEKQAALAQGRAETLAGATVDDIDGSSGTRELWDSPEPASAPKTPQSPVPRVLLRTQRSLEPEPKEPVPPLSPKAELIQELPARVPKLCIGDLDFSDLGEDEDQDTLNVESVEAGKAFPFLPPSSSLLSGGPPPPPPPPPPISGSCPPPPPPPPPPIIGSCPPPPPLAAPFPHSALDGPSLPTKRKTVKLFWRELKLAGAPGCSRSCFGPCPTLWASLEPVSVDTARLEHLFESRAKDVLPTKKAGEGRRTMTTVLDPKRSNAINIGLTTLPPVHVIKAALLNFDEFAVSKDGIEKLLTMMPTEEERQKIEEAHLANPDVPLGPAENFLMTLASIGGLAARLQLWAFKLDYDSMEREIAEPLYDLKVGMEQLVHNATFRCILATLLAVGNFLNGSQSSGFELSYLEKVSEVKDTVRRQSLLYHLCSLVLQTRPDSSDLYSEIPAITRCAKVDFEQLTENLGQLECRSRAAEDSLRSLAKHELAPALRARLTHFLAQCTRRVAMLRVVHRRVCNRFHAFLLYLGYTAQAARDVRVMQFCHTLREFALEYRTCRERVLQQQQKRATYRERNKTRGRMITETEKFSGVAGEAPGNLSVPVAVGSGPGRGDADSHASMKSLLTSRPEDNTHSRRSRGMVQSSSPVTHTAVEPPTASPEETSASNLPSDTSDEIMDLLVQSVTKSSPRALAARERKRSRGNRKSLRRTLKSGLGDDLVQALGLSKAPGLEV, encoded by the exons ATGGCGGGCGAGGAAGAGCGCGGGGATGGCGACCCAGTATCGGTGGTAACCGTGAGAGTGCAGTACCTGGAAGACACCGACCCGTTCGCATGTGCCAACTTCCCGGAACCACGCCGGGCCCCCACCTGCAGCCTAGACGGGGCTCTGCCCCTGAGTGCGCAGATCCCTGCCCTGCACCGCCTCCTGGGGGCGCCTCTCAAG CTGGAAGACTGCGCACTGCAAGCATCAGCTTCTGGATACTACCTGGACCCAGAGCTGTCCCTAGAAGAACAGAGGGAGATGCTGGAGGGCTTCTACGAAGAGATCAG CAAAGGGCGGAAGCCCACATTGATCCTGCGGACCCAGCTCTCTGTGAGGGTCGGTGCTATCTTGG AAAAGTTGTATGGCTCCAGTGGCCCCGAGCTCCGCCGGTCTCTCTTCTCATTAAAGCAGATATTCCAG GAAGACAAGGACCTGGTGCCTGAATTCGTGCACTCAGAGGGGCTGAGTTGCCTGATCCGCGTGGGTGCTGCTGCTGACCACAACTACCAGAGTTACATCCTTCGAG CCCTGGGCCAGCTGATGCTTTTTGTGGATGGGATGCTGGGGGTGGTGGCCCACAGTGAGACTGTACAGTGGCTATACACACTATGTGCTAGCCTG TCTCGCTTGGTGGTAAAGACAGCCCTGAAGCTGCTGCTGGTGTTTGTGGAGTACTCTGAGAACAATGCACCGCTGTTCATCCAGGCAGTCAACTCTGTAGCCAGCACTACCG GTACTCTTCCCTGGGCCAACTTGGTGTCCATCCTGGAAGAGAAGAATGGAGCAGATCCAGAGCTCTTGGTGTACACTGTCACTCTCATTAACAAG ACGCTGGCGGCACTCCCGGACCAGGACTCCTTCTATGATGTGACAGATGCACTGGAGCAGCAGGGCATGGAAGCTCTAGTCCAACGCCTCTTGGGCACCGCTGGCACTGATGTTGACCTGCGAACACAGCTAATGCTCTATGAG AGTGCCCTTCGGTTAGAGGATGGAGATATGGAAGAGGCTGCGGCTGCTGCGGCTGCAGGTGGCCGACGAGAGCGACGGAAGCCATCCTCAGAGGAGGGCAAAAGGAGCCGAAGATCACTAGAAGGTGGAGGCTGTCCTGTGCGTGCCCCAGAACCTGG CTCTACAGGCCCTGCCTCACCAGTAGCCTCCACCTCCTTCACTGGCCCCACCCTGCTGACAAGTCCAGCCCTCAGCCCCACTGGCCCAGCCCCTGGCTTCCGTACCTCAGTGAACCTCTTCCCTACCATTTCTGTGGGGCCCTCAGTGGACAGTTCCAGTGAGAGAAGCATCTACAA AGCCCGGTTTCTGGAGAATGTGGCAGcagcagagacagagaagcaggCTGCTCTGGCCCAGGGCCGGGCAGAAACGCTGGCTGGAGCCACAGTGGACGACATTGATGGATCATCCG GCACCAGGGAACTATGGGACTCCCCAGAACCAGCCTCTGCACCCAAAACACCTCAGAGCCCTGTTCCCCGAGTCCTGCTCCGGACCCAGCGGAGTCTTGAACCAGAGCCCAAGGAGCCAGTGCCGCCACTAAGTCCTAAGGCTGAACTTATCCAGGAGCTTCCTGCCCGTGTACCCAAGCTCTGCATTGGGGACTTGGACTTTTCAGATCTGGGGGAAGATGAAGACCAGGACACATTAAATGTGGAATCTGTGGAGGCTGGAAAAGCATTCCCATTCCTACCACCTTCATCATCCCTGCTTTCAGGgggtcccccacccccacccccacctcccccacCTATCTCTGGCTCCTGCCCTCCACCTCCCCCCCCACCTCCGCCACCCATCATTGGCTCCTGCCCACCACCTCCACCCCTGGCTGCTCCTTTTCCCCACTCAGCACTTGACGGCCCAAGCCTCCCCACCAAAAGGAAGACGGTAAAACTCTTCTGGCGGGAGCTAAAGCTGGCTGGGGCCCCCGGGTGCTCTAGAAGCTGCTTTGGGCCTTGTCCTACCCTGTGGGCCTCTCTGGAACCTGTCTCAGTAGACACAGCCCGCCTGGAACACCTATTTGAGTCCCGAGCCAAGGATGTGCTACCCACCAAG AAAGCTGGTGAGGGCCGCCGGACAATGACCACAGTGCTCGACCCCAAGCGCAGCAATGCCATCAACATCGGCCTAACCACTTTGCCACCTGTGCATGTCATCAAGGCCGCCCTGCTCAACTTTGATGAATTTGCTGTCAGCAAGGATGGCATTGAG AAACTGCTGACCATGATGCCCACGGAGGAAGAGCGGCAGAAGATTGAGGAAGCCCATCTGGCCAACCCTGATGTACCCCTGGGCCCAGCTGAGAATTTCCTGATGACTCTCGCTTCCATTGGAGGCCTGGCCGCACGCCTACAGCTTTGGGCTTTCAAGCTGGACTATGACAGCATGGAGCGG GAAATTGCAGAGCCACTATATGATCTGAAAGTGGGCATGGAACAGCTGGTGCACAATGCCACTTTCCGTTGCATTCTGGCTACCCTTTTGGCTGTGGGCAACTTCCTCAATGGCTCCCAG AGCAGTGGCTTTGAGCTGAGCTACCTGGAGAAGGTGTCGGAAGTGAAGGACACAGTGCGCCGGCAGTCACTGCTGTATCATCTCTGTTCCCTGGTGCTCCAGACCCGGCCTGattcctctgacctctactcGGAAATCCCTGCCATCACCCGCTGTGCCAAG GTGGACTTTGAGCAGCTGACTGAGAACCTGGGGCAGCTGGAGTGCCGGAGCCGGGCCGCTGAGGACAGCCTTAGGAGCTTGGCAAAGCATGAGCTAGCCCCAGCTCTGCGTGCCCGCCTCACCCACTTCCTGGCACAGTGTACCCGCCGGGTAGCCATGCTAAGGGTGGTGCACCGCCGAGTCTGCAACAG GTTCCATGCCTTCCTGCTCTATCTGGGCTACACCGCACAGGCAGCCCGGGATGTACGAGTCATGCAGTTCTGCCACACACTGAGAGAGTTTGCACTTGAGTACCGGACTTGTCGGGAACGGGTactacagcagcagcagaagcgcGCTACCTACCGTGAGCGCAACAAGACCCGGGGTCGCATGATTACGGAG ACAGAGAAGTTCTCAGGTGTGGCTGGGGAGGCCCCCGGTAACCTGTCTGTCCCAGTGGCTGTGGGTAGTGGGCCAGGTCGGGGTGACGCCGACAGCCATGCCAGCATGAAGAGTCTGCTCACCAGCAGGCCGGAAGACAACACACACAGCCGACGTAGCAGAG GCATGGTCCAGAGCAGTTCCCCAGTCACGCACACAGCGGTGGAGCCCCCCACTGCATCCCCGGAGGAGACTTCAGCTTCCAATTTACCCAGTGACACATCGGATGAGATCATGGACCTGCTGGTACAGTCAGTGACCAAGAGCAGTCCTAGAGCCCTAGCTGCGCGGGAAAGGAAGCGCTCTCGTGGCAACCGGAAGTCCT TGAGACGGACATTGaagagtggacttggagatgacCTGGTACAGGCGCTGGGACTAAGCAAGGCTCCAGGCCTGGAGGTGTGA